The following are from one region of the Cloacibacterium sp. TD35 genome:
- the panC gene encoding pantoate--beta-alanine ligase, with translation MKVLKSKKTLIDYIERQREMGKKIGFAPTMGALHEGHLSLYKAAKKENDEVISSIFVNPTQFNNPDDFQKYPKTLEKDLELLEKEGVDAVYVPNVEEMYPDGLSSKKYDFDGLENEMEGKYRPGHFDGVGTIVEELFRQVQPHNAYFGEKDYQQLAIIKKMVEKTRLPIKIHGIPTLREKDGLALSSRNMRLTETQRKEATIIYETLIKVKEWFRLIPLEEIKQRVQDIFKHSNFDLEYFVIADEETLKEANAIDENKEYRAFIVAYADIVRLIDNLHL, from the coding sequence ATGAAAGTTCTGAAAAGTAAAAAAACATTGATTGATTACATTGAAAGACAGAGAGAAATGGGTAAAAAAATAGGTTTTGCCCCTACAATGGGAGCTCTTCACGAGGGTCATCTTTCTCTTTACAAAGCAGCCAAAAAAGAAAATGACGAGGTTATTTCTTCCATTTTTGTAAACCCTACCCAGTTTAACAATCCAGATGATTTTCAAAAATACCCCAAAACCCTAGAAAAAGACTTAGAACTTTTAGAAAAAGAAGGTGTAGACGCAGTTTACGTTCCCAATGTAGAAGAAATGTATCCAGATGGATTAAGCAGTAAAAAATACGATTTTGATGGCCTGGAAAACGAAATGGAAGGCAAATACAGACCAGGACACTTTGATGGAGTAGGAACCATCGTAGAAGAGCTTTTCAGACAAGTACAACCACACAATGCCTATTTTGGCGAAAAAGACTACCAACAGTTGGCTATCATAAAAAAAATGGTAGAAAAAACAAGGCTGCCCATTAAAATCCATGGGATTCCTACACTAAGAGAAAAAGATGGATTAGCACTAAGCTCTAGAAACATGAGACTCACAGAAACCCAGAGAAAAGAGGCTACAATCATCTACGAAACACTCATAAAAGTAAAAGAATGGTTCAGGCTAATTCCTCTAGAAGAGATTAAACAAAGGGTTCAAGATATTTTCAAACATTCTAATTTTGATTTAGAATATTTCGTTATTGCAGACGAAGAAACGCTCAAAGAAGCAAATGCTATAGATGAAAACAAAGAATACAGAGCATTTATCGTAGCATATGCAGACA
- a CDS encoding glycogen/starch synthase, with amino-acid sequence MPNQKILYVTTEMFPYQEDSNMAMMVNKMALKMHQEGNDVRVFMPRFGLISERKFQLHEVIRLSGMNIIINDLDQPLIIKVASLPGERLQVYFIDNEEYFKRKLYYQDEDNKPFEDNDERAIFFARGVIETIKKLNWVPDIIHFNGWMASFIPIYLKNYYKTDSYFNDTKLVLSVYNEKDLSLGDNITEKLKFDNIENLKALENPTIQSFVIESMDLVDTIVKGDEFLEEKLDKAFEESKTSKSEYVDGGSISEIY; translated from the coding sequence ATGCCGAATCAAAAGATTTTATACGTCACCACAGAGATGTTTCCATATCAGGAAGATAGTAATATGGCGATGATGGTGAACAAGATGGCACTGAAGATGCACCAAGAAGGCAATGACGTAAGAGTTTTTATGCCGAGATTTGGATTAATCAGCGAGAGAAAATTTCAGTTGCATGAAGTGATTAGATTATCTGGAATGAATATTATTATCAATGATCTAGACCAGCCTTTAATCATAAAAGTAGCTTCTTTGCCAGGAGAGAGATTGCAAGTTTATTTCATAGATAATGAAGAGTATTTCAAAAGAAAATTATATTATCAAGATGAAGATAATAAACCCTTTGAAGATAATGATGAGCGAGCAATTTTCTTTGCAAGAGGTGTAATAGAAACCATTAAAAAACTGAATTGGGTTCCGGATATTATCCATTTTAATGGATGGATGGCGTCTTTTATCCCTATTTATCTTAAAAATTACTATAAGACAGATTCTTATTTTAACGATACTAAACTTGTACTTTCTGTGTACAATGAAAAAGATTTATCCCTAGGTGACAATATTACTGAAAAATTAAAGTTTGATAATATTGAAAACCTAAAAGCATTAGAAAATCCAACCATCCAAAGTTTTGTAATAGAAAGCATGGATTTGGTAGATACTATTGTAAAAGGAGATGAATTTTTAGAAGAAAAACTAGATAAAGCTTTTGAAGAATCTAAAACCTCTAAAAGCGAATATGTAGACGGAGGCTCTATAAGCGAAATTTACTAA